Below is a genomic region from Bordetella pertussis 18323.
CTATACCGCGCTGTCGGCGCCGGGCCGCCAGCGGCACCCGCCGGTGCGCGCCTTCCTGGACTGGCTGGCCGGCGAGTTCGAGAGCGCCGCGGCGCGCAGGCGCCCGGGGCTGGCCCCATGAGCGCGCCGGCCGATCCGCGCCTGGCGCAATTGCGCCGCATGCAGCGCTGGGCGCTGGCGCTGCTGGCGGCCATGATCGCCGGCTTCGTCACCAGCCACCTGATGGGCGGACAGGGCGCCTGGGCCTGGGTACGGGCGTTCTGCGAGGCCGCCACGGTCGGCGCGCTGGCCGACTGGTTTGCCGTGGTGGCGCTGTTTCGCCGCCCGCTGGGGCTGCCGATTCCCCATACCGCCATCATCCCGGCCAACAAGGCGCGTATCGGCGACAACCTGGCGCTGTTCGTGCGCGATCATTTCCTCGATCCCGCGACGCTGCTGGAAAAGCTGCGCGTGTTCGATCCGGCCGCGCGCCTGGGCCATTGGCTGGCCGACCCGCGCCAGACCCGCAGCCTGGGCCAGGGCGCGCGCCAGGTGGCGCTGCAGGCGCTGGACCTGCTCGATGAGCAGGCTGTCAGCCGCGCCATCCAGGGCTTCGCCGTGGCGCAGTTGCGCCGCTGGGACGCGGCGCGCACGGCCGGCGAAGTGCTGGCCCTGCTGACCCGCGACGGCCGCCACCAGGAATTGCTGGACGCCGCGCTGCACCGGCTGGGCGACTACCTCGGCGAAGAGGATATCCGCCAGCGCGCCTCCGCGCTGCTGGTGAAGTTCGCCCGCAAGGAATGGCCGCGCATCATCGCCGCGGTGGATGTCATCGGCTCGGTGGAGGGCATTGCCGACAACCTGGCCGATCGCATGGCGCGTGCCCTGGTCGACGAGCTGCGCGATGTGCTGTCGCGCCCGGATCATCCCGTGCGGCGCAACTACGAGGCGTGGGTGGCCGACTATATCGCGCGGCTGCGCGACGACCCCGAGCTGGCCGGCCAGGTCGAGGCCCTGAAGCAGCGCCTGATCGACGACCCGCGCGTACAGGAGTACGCGCTGGGGCTATGGCGCGACATCCATGCGGTATTGCGGCGCGACCTGGAGGCCGAGGATTCGGCGCTGGCGCGCCACCTGGAGGACGCCCTGCAGGCGCTGGGCCAACGGCTGTCGCGCGACCCCGAGCTGCGCCGGGCGGTCAACGAGCATGTGCTGGACAGCGCGCGCAAGCTGACCGACAGCCTGCGCAGCGGCGTGACCGAGCATATCTCGCGTACCGTCAAGAACTGGGACGAGCGCCACCTGGTGCGCGAACTCGAACTGAGCGTGGGCCGCGACCTGCAGTACATCCGCTTCAACGGGACGCTGGTGGGCGGGTTGATCGGCCTGGCCCTGCATGCCGGCGTGCTGCTGGTGCAGCGGGCCGGCGGCTGAGCCGGCGCGACGCGGGCGCACTCAGGCGGCGGCCGCGTAAGCCGGCCGGCGCTCCTGGTAGGCCTGGCGAATATGGCGCGCCATTTCCTCGACGGCCTGTGAGCGCTCGCCGGGTGCGATGTACAGATTGATGGCGTAGTCGGGCAGGGCCGGCAGGCCGCTGGCCGCGTCGAGCACCTGCAGGTCGGCGGGGGCCACCGACAGCAGGCTGGCTGTGACCGCCAGGTCCAGGCGCACGGTGGTCAACGTGGCGTCGGCATTGCCGTTCTCGAATACGCTGCGCCAGGGAATGCGTCCGCCGTCCAGCGCGTCGGCCAGCACCGGCCGGAAGGCGCAGGCATCGCTGACCAGCGAGACCGGCAACGGGTTCTTGCGCCACGCCTGGCCGCCCGGGGCGGCCAGCCACACCACGCGGTCGACGGCCAGGCGCTCGCCGCCCGCCGCCGCGCCGATGGGTTCCTCGGCCAGCGTCAAGTCCAGCTTGCGGCGCCGCACCTGCTCCAGCAGTTCGGGCGAGGTCGCCGAGATCAGCGAAATGTCCACATCGGGATAGCGCAGCGAATAGGCGCGCAGCAGGCCCGGCAAGTGCGTGCCGATCAGGTCGTGCGGCACCCCCAGCCGCACCGCGCCGACGCAGCCGGCGCCGGTCATGTGCTGCATCAGTTCGTCGTTCAGGCGCACCATTTCGCGCGCGCGGCCCAGCAGGCGCGCGCCGTCGCCGGTCAGCGCCGCGCCGCTGCGGCGCCGTTCCAGCAGGGTGCGGCCGAACAGGGCCTCCAGCCGCTGCAACTGCTGGCTGACCGCGCTCTGGGTCAGGTGCAGCAGGGCGGCGGCGGCGGTCAGGCTGCCGGTATCGTGGACGGCCAGGAAGGCGCGCAGCAGCGCGGTGTCGATATTGCGGCTCATGATTTATTAGGATTCGTGATACTGGGGATTATAAGAATTCGATATCCTAAATTGATGCGTGTGGCTATCGTACCTCTCATCGCTTTGTGGAGATAGCCATGCAAACCACGACATCCCTGATTGCCTCGGTGCGGCGCATCGCCGCCTTTTCCGACGGCGCGCGCGGCGGCAACCCGGCCGGCGTCCATGTGGCCGAGGTGCTGCCCGACGCCATGACCATGCAGCAGATGGCCGCCGAGATCGGCTATTCCGAAACCGTGTTCGCCGCGCCGGCCTATGGCGGCTGGCGGGTACGCTATTTCGCGCCGGAAGCGGAAGTGCCATTCTGCGGCCACGCCACGATCGCGCTGGGCGCCGTGCTGGCCGAGCAGGAGGGCGACGGCGTGTTCGCCCTGACGACCAACCATGCCAACATAACGGTGGAGGGGCGCCGCCAGGGCGGCCTGTACAGCGCCGCGCTGCAATCGCCGCGCACGCGCAGCGCGCCCTTGGAGGCGGCCGTGCGCGACGAGGCGCTGGCCCTGTTCGGCTACACGCCCGCCGACCTCGACAGCCGGCTGCCGCCCGCCTACGCCGAGGCCGGCGCCGCCCACCTGATCCTGCCGCTGAACAGCCGCGAGCGCCTGGCGGCGATGCGCTACGACCTGGCCGCCGGCCGCGCTTTCATGAAGCGCACGGGCGTGGTGACGATCGCCTGGGTCCACGCCGAGTCGGCCACGCTGCTGCACGCGCGCAATGCATTTGCGGCCGGCGGCGTGTACGAGGATCCGGCAACCGGGGCGGCCGCCGCCGCGCTGGCTGGCCATCTGCGCGACAGCGGCTGGCTGCGCGCCGGGGCCATCGAGATCCTGCAGGGCTTCGACATGGGCGTGCCGGCGCGCCTGCGGGCCGAGTACGGCCCCGAGCCGGGCAGTTCGGTGCGGGTGGCCGGCACGGCGCACGCGCTGGCGCGCCAGCCCGCCCTCATAGATTGACCAGCGTCTTGAACCCGCCGTAGGCCATGCGCTTGCAATCGAACACGCCGTCGACGCACTGCTCCTTCAGGCGCGGGTCGGCCATGACCGCCGCATTGATGCGGTCGCGCTCGGCCCGGCTCGGGTAGACGATCCAGGCGAACACCACGGTTTCGCCCTCGCGCGCCGCGGCCGAGGTCTTGAACGACACCATGCCTTCGATGTCCAGGTCGTCGCCCGTGCATTCGCAATAGGCCAGCGCGCCATGCTCTTTCCAGATCGCGCCGGCCTTGGTGGCCATCTGCCGGTAGGTGTCCAGCTTGTCGTTGGGCACCGACAGCAGGAAACCGTCTACGTATTGATCCATGGCACTGCTCCTGGGTGGCAGGGGCCCCGCGGCCCCCTGGTTGGAATTGGCACTGTAGCGGGAAAGCAGGGGGTTGCCGACGGGGGATTGCGACATTGTTGCGGGTGGATCGCGACAGGCTGGCCGCAGTATGCTGGGCGCTATGAAACGTCTTGCCCTGCTGGTGCCCGAACGGGCCAACATCGCATCGCTCGAGAACGCCCGCCAGGGGTTTCTGGCGGCCAACGGCTTCTTGCGCGAGCGCGGCCGCGCGCCGAGCTTCGACGTGCGCCTGGTGGCGGCCACGCCGCAGGTGCGGCTGGATCACGGCCGCATCACCGTGCAGGCCGACACCGTGCTCGAGGCGGTGGGCGAGGTCGACCTGTGCGTCGTGCCGCCGATCCAGGGCGATCCGCAGCCGGCGCTGCAGGAGAACGGCGCATTGATCGACTGGCTGGCCGGCTACTACAAGAACGGCGGCGAGGTCGCCAGCCTGTGCGTGGGCGCCGCGCTGCTGGCCGCCGGCGGCGTGCTCGACGGACAGCGCGCGGTGGTGCATTGGGCGGCGCAGAGCGACTTCGGCCGCCTGTTTCCGGCGGTGCGCTGGGTCAGCGACCGGGTCGTGCTGGAGGCCAACGGCATCTACACCAGCGGCGGCGCGTTCTCGGCCGCGCACCTGGTGCTGCACCTGGTCGACAAGTACACCGATCGCGAGACGGCGATCTGGTGCGCCAAGCTGTTCCAGCTGGACTGGAGCCGCCAGAGCCAATTGCCGTTCGTGGTGTTCGTGGGGCAGAAAACGCATGGCGATGGGGTGGTGCGGCAAGTGCAGGAGCACATC
It encodes:
- a CDS encoding DUF445 domain-containing protein; this encodes MSAPADPRLAQLRRMQRWALALLAAMIAGFVTSHLMGGQGAWAWVRAFCEAATVGALADWFAVVALFRRPLGLPIPHTAIIPANKARIGDNLALFVRDHFLDPATLLEKLRVFDPAARLGHWLADPRQTRSLGQGARQVALQALDLLDEQAVSRAIQGFAVAQLRRWDAARTAGEVLALLTRDGRHQELLDAALHRLGDYLGEEDIRQRASALLVKFARKEWPRIIAAVDVIGSVEGIADNLADRMARALVDELRDVLSRPDHPVRRNYEAWVADYIARLRDDPELAGQVEALKQRLIDDPRVQEYALGLWRDIHAVLRRDLEAEDSALARHLEDALQALGQRLSRDPELRRAVNEHVLDSARKLTDSLRSGVTEHISRTVKNWDERHLVRELELSVGRDLQYIRFNGTLVGGLIGLALHAGVLLVQRAGG
- a CDS encoding LysR substrate-binding domain-containing protein encodes the protein MSRNIDTALLRAFLAVHDTGSLTAAAALLHLTQSAVSQQLQRLEALFGRTLLERRRSGAALTGDGARLLGRAREMVRLNDELMQHMTGAGCVGAVRLGVPHDLIGTHLPGLLRAYSLRYPDVDISLISATSPELLEQVRRRKLDLTLAEEPIGAAAGGERLAVDRVVWLAAPGGQAWRKNPLPVSLVSDACAFRPVLADALDGGRIPWRSVFENGNADATLTTVRLDLAVTASLLSVAPADLQVLDAASGLPALPDYAINLYIAPGERSQAVEEMARHIRQAYQERRPAYAAAA
- a CDS encoding PhzF family phenazine biosynthesis protein, with the protein product MQTTTSLIASVRRIAAFSDGARGGNPAGVHVAEVLPDAMTMQQMAAEIGYSETVFAAPAYGGWRVRYFAPEAEVPFCGHATIALGAVLAEQEGDGVFALTTNHANITVEGRRQGGLYSAALQSPRTRSAPLEAAVRDEALALFGYTPADLDSRLPPAYAEAGAAHLILPLNSRERLAAMRYDLAAGRAFMKRTGVVTIAWVHAESATLLHARNAFAAGGVYEDPATGAAAAALAGHLRDSGWLRAGAIEILQGFDMGVPARLRAEYGPEPGSSVRVAGTAHALARQPALID
- a CDS encoding DUF1428 domain-containing protein, whose amino-acid sequence is MDQYVDGFLLSVPNDKLDTYRQMATKAGAIWKEHGALAYCECTGDDLDIEGMVSFKTSAAAREGETVVFAWIVYPSRAERDRINAAVMADPRLKEQCVDGVFDCKRMAYGGFKTLVNL
- a CDS encoding GlxA family transcriptional regulator, with protein sequence MLGAMKRLALLVPERANIASLENARQGFLAANGFLRERGRAPSFDVRLVAATPQVRLDHGRITVQADTVLEAVGEVDLCVVPPIQGDPQPALQENGALIDWLAGYYKNGGEVASLCVGAALLAAGGVLDGQRAVVHWAAQSDFGRLFPAVRWVSDRVVLEANGIYTSGGAFSAAHLVLHLVDKYTDRETAIWCAKLFQLDWSRQSQLPFVVFVGQKTHGDGVVRQVQEHIEANYTERLTVEQLAQRVALGRRTLERRFRHATGNSIVEYVQRIRIEAAKKQLESSRKSVAEVMYEVGYNDTKAFRDIFNKYCGMSPLMYKERYL